The following nucleotide sequence is from Populus trichocarpa isolate Nisqually-1 unplaced genomic scaffold, P.trichocarpa_v4.1 scaffold_104, whole genome shotgun sequence.
aattggacaaaaattgcaatttgacccttaaaataggataaattacagattggtccctagctgtaatattagcctTTTCAGattagtttgatgaataattaagggttatttagtgaattattgccaattttattagttaagtttattaaataggttaaatgttcttttgagtcgttcttgaatatgtctcctttgtattcagataatcctgatattctaccgacaggacgtcagtaggattttcttcggtgtctgcttttggcttctgtttgcttttgagtcaggtgagtggataattttccatatgcatgagaaatagtataaatatttgatttgttattatgaattgaatcatgcttcttgataatatatatgttgattattatccttgttatgataaagcatgatcaattgttgaatccgaattcttgatatgaaccagtatatattttgaattgaattctgaattgatagctcctcatttgattgatgtcatgagttgagccttgagatatgaatatgtctgtttgattatgattatgaacctatggtatgtcagtcagaatacccatgctaacagggtagtgttagtctttgtgcacatcgtatctgaaccctagttggtcgggggagtcaccaacctgtgtggactgatcatcccacagtacggagcctcatgctcattgcattttgattttctgacgaacTTTACCATTTgatcttcttgttatggcctatttgagaaacctttctataagaacctagagccatacttgtatatatatttctcattgttttattacctcgtgtgtgtatattgaacgttatctactcactgagttgttgaactcaccatctcattatttatccttttcaggcttatagcttgatagcaggtcattttgttggaccttcagaacctgctttttggttgtaatttgtaccttccttttatgtcaagttagtgctccaaaactatgaattatattaactcttgtattaagacaattcaattatattatgaagttgattttgttgttaatgctgcgttgaactctgattgagttaggataagtttgtgtgtaagtttgggttcgcataggtatggaaccttggaggggaaccttgcctatgtgccggtcatggatccgggattcgggtcgtgacaattttttttaaagaataaaaaatcataaacattaTCGTTTTCGTCAAGAAGAGTGGTACTGCACCTTGCCACTGCTTGGAATTGGCCGTGCCAGGCCATGTTAGTACTTTGGTATACAAAAAGAAGATTGAGTACTTGatttccattgatttttttaagcttttactAAACCAATTCCTCATTGGTTAGTGGTTATATGTTAATATTGAATAAGTTTTGTAAATAATCATGAAAGACCTATCACTGATTTGTTAGTAAATATACTTGTAGTGAAtcagttaattatatataatattaattttattgatgtaaaatatatttattattaataatttttttttaatatttaatatttattgatatttgattaatgaatctaatatttaattaatgaattaaaaataaaaagaaaattcataaactaaaaataatttataaaaaaaattattaattttttattatatcaaattattattactgaatttttttttttattactaaatgTTTCTAGTCAAAGAGAGTGATTCAGGATGGCTTGAAAGCAAACAGATGTCATGCATCACATGCAAGTCTTTGTTTGGTTGTCAAGACTTGATAAAGGGCAGGGCCCATTTTGCAATTTTTAAGTCTTTGGATCCATTCAATTATTGCCCTGGTCCCAAGCCTCTGTTGAATAAATGACTTCCACCGTTTCAAACACCAATAATTATGTGGTTCTTGTTCAATATTCTACCTTTTTTTCATCGAAATTTACCATTTCAATAACTACAATAACATGGACTTGGTCCACCATATGTAACATTGCCTCCTTGTAAGGGCAAAGACTTCTGGAATGCAGCTGTTGGGATTTGAAAAGTCTTTGTGTCCAAACCTTGAATGAAATTTGTGGTCTGGAAGCAAGAAAATTGGTTTCCTAATACTTTAGTTTGACTTGAAAACTCTGGCTTGCCCTTGTGATGGACCATTTTTGTGCTTAAATATGTTCTTTAATCCTTTGTTACAAGTATGTGAGTTCAAAGATCCTAGGAATGGCTACTGCTATTTTTACTTTGATGTTCCTAGTAACGATGGTACTGTTACAGCTTATGGCTGTTGCTCAAACTAATGGAAGTATGCCCGTGGGTGCATTTATCACTGCAACTGATGATGCTCCTTCATGGCTTTCTTCCTCTGGAGAATTTGCTTTTGGATTTCAGCCCTTGGAATACAAGGATCATTTCTTGCTGTCTATTTGGTATGCCAAGATTCCTGAGAAGACCATAGTTTGGTATGCAAATGGAGATAATCCTGCACCAAGGGAGTCTAAGGTCGAGCTGAGGGGTGATAGTGGGCTGGTGCTTACTGATCCTCAAGGCAACCTAATATGGTCATCTGGTAGCCTTCAAGTGGAACGAAGCATAAAGGAGACGTTGGGCTGGAGGGATCTGATGTAATAGGAAGTATTGATCAGCTAGTAAAGTCCAGCCAGAGGGGTCTTCAGTGCCATCATATTTGAAGAGATCAATCTTTAGCCCCTTTGTCAGTAACCCGCTAGAATTAGAAGCTAGTGAATGCCTTATTGAAGGTCCAACACTGTGTTCTTCTCtcacagattttggttctttGGTGAGCTTTTCAATGGATAAGGTAAGGGCTGTAATTTGTTGTTGAATATCAGTCACATGGGTGTTGATTTGTTGCAGCATTGAACCTTGCTTGGAAACTGTTTCAGATAAGACATTAAAACGAGTTCCCGGGGCGTCTTCGTTAGCCATATATATAAGAAGGGGAGGGGTCTTGGGTTTTAAGGTTGTTGATGAAAATGGCAGAGGAAgcttggctctgataccactgttaTTAAACCTTAGCTTGAGCAAGCAACTAAATAGAGATAAGAGAATATAAGCTACTTCGAGGGTAACTTGGCCTCCAAAAGACAGTGGTGTTTTCTTGAATGTTTGAATTTGatatcatttcatttaaaaaaaggatttaaatACAGAAAATCAGAGGAGTTACTTCCTCAGTTTACTCCTATTTGTACTTATAGTTTGTTACTTAACAAACTAGTTATTTTGACTCCTGCTTGTAAGGAATTAGCAACAACAACATTATTTACTATTTCAAACAAAAGACCAAGTAAATGATAACAAAAGACTAGTAAGTAAACCATATCTTCACCCAGACTTCCCCAGCAGTAGACTAGGATCGTAACATCACTCCATATTACTAATGATATTTTCACAAAATGAACCTCAACCTGGGTTAAATTCCGGGAAAGATTTTCCAAGACGGTACATAGTTGGAATATCTGGTAAccactttgataaaaatctTCTATATCACTTATCAGCATTTGTCTTGATTCAAAATAGACAGAGAAATCCGCGACTCAGACCCAACTCTTGAGAGACTATAAGGATTATAACCAAGTATATTGACAGGTAACTTCTACCATTTATGTAGGGTTGAAAGTCTTGCTATGGTATACCATGAACATACTCTAGTCTgtaattcatgaaaattcagAGAAAATACCATTGCCAAGAAAAGGCCCAAGAAGACTTGTGTTTGGCTTCAGGCTCCACCCTTCTCTTTCCCATAGGTTATTTAATGACCGTGCCTTGAACTTCGTTTGCCTCATAGTTTGGAGTCATCATATTTTGCAATGGCCTTTCCTATTCTTCATCTTTCGTTTTCCTTGCTCATTATGCTACCTCCTTTTGCTGTTTCTCAAACTGGTGGTAATATAACTGTGGGTGCTTCCCTTTCCACTTCTGAAAACACCTCATGGCTCTCACCTTCTGGTGACTTTGCCTTTGGTTTTCATCCACTGTATGGCAACAAATATCTCTTCTTGCTTGCCATATGGTACGATAAAATACCAGAAAAAACCATAGTGTGGTATGCAAATGGAGATAAACCTGCACCAACAGGGTCCAAGGCAGTGCTGACTGCCAATCGCGGGATTTCACTTACTGACCCTCAAGGCAGAGAGTTGTGGAGATCCGAGACAATCATTGGTGTTGTTGCCTACGGTGCCATGACTGACAAAGGCAACTTCGTGCTTCAAGATCGTGTTTCTGATAAGCTGTGGGAGAGTTTCAAGAATCCTGCTGACACTTTACTGCCTTCACAAGTCTTGGACAGGGGGATGACCCTTTCTTCTCGCCAATCAGAAAACAACTTTTCTATGGGAAGGTTCCAGCTTAAACTTACAGATGACGGGAATCTTGAGCTAGCAACAATAAACCTGCCTAGTGATTATACTAATGAACCTTATTATAAAAGTGGTACCGATGGTGGGTTGGATTCATCGAGTCCTGGCTATCAAGTGGTCTTTAATGAGTCAGGATACCTGTATATATTGAGGGAGAATGACCAAATATTCTCTCTAACACAGAGAGTGACTGCCTCCACTGGAGACTTCTATCGCAGAGCAACTCTCAACTTTGACGGACTTTTCACCCAGTATTATCACCCAAAAGCATCTACTGGCAATGAAAGGTGGACACCAATTTGGTCTCAACCAGATAATATTTGCCAAGCAAGTTTTGTTAGTTCTGGCAGTGGAACCTGTGGGTTCAACAGTGTCTGCAGGCTGAATTCAGATCGAAGACCAATCTGCGAATGCCCTGGAGGATACTCGTTACTCGATCCAAGTGATCAGTATGGAAGTTGCAGACCAAACTACACACAAAGCTGTGAAGAAGATGAGGTGGCTCCTGTGGAAGATTTGTACGATTTTGAAGAACTTACAAATACAGATTGGCCAACATCTGACTACGCTCTCTTGAAGCCTTTCACTGAAGAAAAGTGCAGACAGTCTTGCTTGAATGATTGTATGTGTGCTGTCGCTATTTTCAGATCTGGTGATATGTGTTGGAAGAAGAAGCTGCCACTCTCGAATGGAAGAGTACAAACTAATCTTGATGGGAAAGCTCTTCTCAAAGTTAGGAGAAGTAATGTCAATCCACGAAGTCCTTATTTCCCTAACAACAAAAAAGACAGAGACGGTTTGATCCTGGTGGGATCTGTGTTTTTGGGCTGCTCTGTGTTTGTGAACTTTTTGTTGGTTTGTgcaatttttatgtgtttttttttcatctaccGCAGGAGAACAAAGAGAATTCCTCAGAAAGACGGTGCTGTCGAAACAAATTTGCGGTGTTTTACTTACCAAGAGCTTGCAGAAGCAACAGAGGGGTTCAAGGAAGAGTTGGGAAGAGGAGCATTTGGAGTTGTTTACAAAGGGGTGGTGCATATAGGGTCTAGCATTGTTGTGGCTGTGAAGAAGCTAAATAATGTGGCAGAAGATAGAGTGAGGGAATTCAAGACGGAGGTAAATGTGATCGGCCAGACCCATCACAAGAATCTGGTTCGGTTGCTGGGATTCTGCGAAGAAGGAGATCAGCGGTTGTTGGTGTATGAGTTCATGAGCAATGGAAGTCTAtcgagttttatttttcaagatgcAAAACCTGGTTGGAAGATAAGAATCCAAATTGCCTTTGGAGTTGCAAGAGGACTTTTGTACTTGCATGAAGAGTGCAGCAATCAGATTATCCATTGTGACATCAAGCCCCAGAATATACTTCTGGATGAATATTACAATGCAAGGATATCTGACTTTGGTTTGGCAAAGCTCTTGTTGCTGGATCAGAGCCAGACCCATACAGCCATCAGAGGGACAAAAGGGTATGTTGCACCTGAATGGTTCAGGAACTTGCCCGTCACTGTGAAGGTGGATGTGTATAGCTATGGTGTACTTCTGCTAGAGATCATTTGTTGCAGAAGAAATGTGGATAGCAAAGCAACCATAGAAGAACAGGCAATTTTAACAGACTGGGCATATGACTGTTATCGTGAAGGGACATTGGATGCCCTCGTTGGATCTGATACCGGAGCCTTAGATGACATAGAAAAGCTAGAGAGGTTTCTGATGATTGCTTTCTGGTGTATTCAGGAAGATCCATCTCTCCGACCCACCATGAGGAAAGTTACACAGATGCTTGAAGGAGTAGTCGAAGTGCCTGTTCCACCATGTCCATGCCTTCTTTACGCAGCAAGTTAAAGCAGCTTGTGTAGCGTTGCCAGCCCTATTATCTTTCACTAGTAACCTTTTCTTGATTATTGGCTTCTTCACCAGTGTCTTGTCCACCATAAGTTCTTCACTTTAAGATTATTAGTGCTTGTCGTTTCTGTTTTGCCTGCTACTACAAAAGGCAGCTCTGTACGTAAGTAACGCTGTATTCGATGCATGTCCTACTTTTCAAGAACTGTGGTTTGATAGTTATAGCTGTTATAGTTTTGCTTTACACTTCTCCTTGCAAGATCATATAAATCTGGTGTGTCATTCTCTTGCATTCTATAAGATCATATTCTTCATACATGCCATAAGTACCTTCCTTAATTATTCATCagacttaaaaaaaagagcaaaggcAACGTTGTGGTGTGCTTGAGGCTGGTTATAAGATCTGTCGCAGCAGGTTGGATACATATTGTTGTGAAGAAGCAATTACTGGTCTCTAATTCTATCTATTAAGTTCATTTTAGGAGGTTAATTCACTTTAAAGAAACTTAATAATGAATATGTCCAACAATTAGTTACTGCAG
It contains:
- the LOC18097252 gene encoding G-type lectin S-receptor-like serine/threonine-protein kinase RLK1 produces the protein MATAIFTLMFLVTMVLLQLMAVAQTNGSMPVGAFITATDDAPSWLSSSGEFAFGFQPLEYKDHFLLSIWYAKIPEKTIVWYANGDNPAPRESKVELRGDSGLVLTDPQGNLIWSSGSLQVERSIKETLGWRDLM
- the LOC18097253 gene encoding G-type lectin S-receptor-like serine/threonine-protein kinase LECRK2, which produces MAFPILHLSFSLLIMLPPFAVSQTGGNITVGASLSTSENTSWLSPSGDFAFGFHPLYGNKYLFLLAIWYDKIPEKTIVWYANGDKPAPTGSKAVLTANRGISLTDPQGRELWRSETIIGVVAYGAMTDKGNFVLQDRVSDKLWESFKNPADTLLPSQVLDRGMTLSSRQSENNFSMGRFQLKLTDDGNLELATINLPSDYTNEPYYKSGTDGGLDSSSPGYQVVFNESGYLYILRENDQIFSLTQRVTASTGDFYRRATLNFDGLFTQYYHPKASTGNERWTPIWSQPDNICQASFVSSGSGTCGFNSVCRLNSDRRPICECPGGYSLLDPSDQYGSCRPNYTQSCEEDEVAPVEDLYDFEELTNTDWPTSDYALLKPFTEEKCRQSCLNDCMCAVAIFRSGDMCWKKKLPLSNGRVQTNLDGKALLKVRRSNVNPRSPYFPNNKKDRDGLILVGSVFLGCSVFVNFLLVCAIFMCFFFIYRRRTKRIPQKDGAVETNLRCFTYQELAEATEGFKEELGRGAFGVVYKGVVHIGSSIVVAVKKLNNVAEDRVREFKTEVNVIGQTHHKNLVRLLGFCEEGDQRLLVYEFMSNGSLSSFIFQDAKPGWKKRIQIAFGVARGLLYLHEECSNQIIHCDIKPQNILLDEYCNARISDFGLAKLLLLDQSQARTAIRGTKGYVATEWFRNFPVTVKVDVYSYGVLLLEIICCRRNVESKATIEEQAILTDWAYDCYREGTLDALVGSDTGALDDIEKLERFLMIAFWCIQEDPSLRPTMRKVTQMLEGVVEVPVPPCPCLLYAAS